From Penicillium digitatum chromosome 5, complete sequence, one genomic window encodes:
- a CDS encoding SAGA complex component (Sgf29), putative — protein sequence MSRNRPRPRDNGFGNNEELELWTKICQDIRKSKEKFDQQNLLSVQIKALVDKIAHDGNQPTMAEHDQLDSWLRLSQKLSEDERSIMQDEPCDVIKNLELLTALRKASEAEAPQNRAASFNKSRKKRNEVEGSVTDSPSASGADKTARSKGTVPRSASVSSSTQAREGGRQDNIMVKIEEGPSEGTKGTVAERSGLLVVGAQVVFKHNKNKQGVEGEGIQCIIKAVNGDGPKKRYDVQDPEPNENGEQGAVYKTTAASLIPIPQLSAHLSTYPAGKQVLARYPDTTTFYRAEVMGARKDVYRLKFEGEEDDKEMEVDRRFVLDILGK from the exons ATGTCTCGCAACCGCCCCCGACCCAGAGACAACGGCTTCGGCAATAATGAGGAATTGGAGCTTTGGACCAAGATTTGCCAAGATATTCGAAAATCCAAGGAAAAGTTTGACCAGCAGAATTTATTATCCGTCCAGATTAAGGCGTTGGTAGACAAGATCGCGCATGATGGCAATC AACCCACCATGGCCGAACACGACCAACTCGACAGCTGGCTCCGCCTAAGCCAGAAACTCAGCGAAGACGAACGCTCAATTATGCAGGACGAACCATGCGACGTCATCAAAAATTTAGAATTGCTCACTGCATTGCGGAAGGCATCCGAAGCGGAAGCGCCCCAAAATCGGGCCGCATCGTTCAACAAGTCTCGcaagaaaagaaatgaaGTCGAAGGTTCGGTGACCGACTCCCCCAGTGCCTCGGGGGCTGACAAGACCGCACGCTCAAAGGGGACCGTCCCACGCAGCGCAAGTGTCTCATCAAGCACACAAGCCCGCGAAGGGGGCCGCCAGGATAATATCATGGTCAAGATCGAGGAAGGGCCGTCGGAGGGGACCAAGGGTACTGTCGCAGAGCGGAGTGGCTTGCTGGTAGTTGGGGCTCAGGTTGTCTTCAAACACAACAAGAATAAACAAGGTGTCGAGGGTGAGGGGATCCAATGCATTATCAAGGCTGTTAATGGTGACGGGCCGAAGAAGCG ATATGATGTGCAGGACCCCGAGCCGAATGAGAATGGCGAGCAGGGGGCGGTTTATAAGACTACCGCTGCCTCTCTCATTCCCATTCCTCAGCTCAGCGCCCACTTGTCTACGTATCCGGCTGGCAAGCAGGTCCTCGCGCGATACCCGGACACGACCACTTTCTATCGTGCGGAGGTGATGGGTGCAAGGAAAGATGTCTATCGCCTCAAATTCGAGGGCGAAGAGGACGATAAAGAGATGGAGGTCGACCGGCGCTTTGTGCTGGATATTTTGGGCAAGTAA
- a CDS encoding Mannose-6-phosphate isomerase: MQVPLLRLQCGVNSYDWGKVGQESAAAKYAAATAAPDFAIEADKPYAELWMGTHPSLPSKDVETQRTLLDMVQDNQSLLSTSISERFEGRLPFLFKVLSIRKALSIQAHPNKKLAEQLHAQDPKNYPDDNHKPEMTIALTSFEGVCGFRPLAEITHFLRAVEPLRTLVGDQAASEFEQLVKGKENSEEPAVIQNNKEALRSLFTTLMESSSEKVETACRALIFAADNSPDTFATLSGEVETNPPNPAEMAALAKRLDGQFPNDIGLFIFFFLNFVRLQPGEGMFLKADDIHAYISGDIIECMASSDNVVRAGFTPKFKDVNTLTQMLTYSYAPIEEQKIQATDYPYVILNATAYSSASSAMLYDPPIDEFSVIKTDLNRTGAKATFDPIEGPSIFICTRGKGKITVGNKTEEVHEGYVFFVGATAQCAIENTGSGEGDDDVFTTYKAFCELTPIGGGN; this comes from the exons ATGCAGGTCCCACTACTTCGGCTGCAATGCG GCGTCAACAGCTATGACTGGG GCAAGGTCGGCCAAGAGTCTGCAGCGGCAAAGTATGCGGCCGCAACAGCCGCCCCGGATTTTGCGATTGAGGCCGACAAGCCCTATGCCGAA CTCTGGATGGGTACACATCCGTCTCTTCCCTCTAAAGATGTCGAAACTCAGCGTACTCTCCTCGACATGGTGCAAGATAACCAGTCCCTGTTGTCTACCAGCATCAGTGAACGATTCGAAGGTAGATTGCCGTTCCTGTTCAAGGTGCTCTCCATCCGTAAAGCGCTTAGCATCCAGGCCCATCCCAACAAGAAGCTTGCAGAGCAGCTCCATGCCCAGGACCCAAAGAACTATCCAG ATGACAATCACAAGCCTGAGATGACCATCGCCCTCACTTCGTTCGAGGGTGTGTGTGGCTTCCGTCCGCTCGCAGAGATCACACATTTCCTCCGGGCCGTCGAACCTCTGCGCACCCTGGTCGGCGACCAGGCGGCAAGTGAGTTCGAGCAGCTCGTGAAAGGCAAGGAGAACTCCGAGGAGCCTGCTGTCATCCAAAATAATAAGGAAGCGCTTCGCTCCCTTTTCACCACTCTGATGGAATCTTCATCTGAGAAGGTAGAGACGGCCTGTAGGGCCCTTATCTTCGCCGCAGACAATAGCCCTGACACCTTTGCAACCCTGTCAGGTGAAGTGGAGACGAACCCTCCCAACCCCGCCGAGATGGCTGCGCTTGCCAAGCGTCTGGATGGACAATTCCCGAATGACATTGGTctgttcatcttcttcttcctcaacTTTGTCAGGCTTCAGCCTGGTGAGGGAATGTTCCTGAAGGCAGATGATATCCACGCGTATATCTCCGGTGATATCATCGAATGTATGGCGTCCTCTGACAACGTGGTGCGAGCCGGTTTCACTCCGAAATTCAAGGACGTCAACACTCTCACCCAGATGCTGACGTACTCGTACGCACCAATCGAGGAGCAGAAAATTCAAGCAACAGACTACCCATATGTCATCCTGAACGCCACTGCTTACTCCAGCGCCTCGTCCGCGATGCTCTACGACCCTCCCATCGACGAGTTCAGTGTTATCAAGACCGATTTGAACCGGACTGGCGCCAAGGCCACTTTCGACCCGATCGAAGGCCCCAGTATCTTCATTTGCACACGTGGTAAGGGCAAAATTACCGTCGGCAATAAGACTGAGGAGGTCCACGAGGGCTACGTTTTCTTCGTCGGTGCTACAGCTCAATGTGCGATTGAGAACACCGGCAGCGGCGAGGGCGACGATGATGTCTTTACAACCTACAAGGCATTCTGTGAATTGACCCCGATCGGTGGGGGAAACTAG